CTGCTGTCATTTTCCAGGCTTTACCTTGTGGGGTTCAAAgtattcctggaactggaatgccGTTGATGAGGGGCCGAAGAGGGACATCGTCAAGGAACTTGAGGTGGCTGTCAGAAACAACACTGCCTTGCGCTTTGGACTGTACTACTCCCTGTTTGAATGGTTCCACCCGCTCTTCCTGGAGGATGAGGCCAGTGTGTTCGAGAAGCGGCACTTTCCCACTTCTAAGACATTACCTGAGCTCTATGAGTTGGTGAATAAGTACCAGCCCGACGTTCTGTGGGCGGATGGAGATGGGGGCGCACCAGATCACTACTGGAATAGTACTGGCTTCTTAGCCTGGCTGTACAATGAAAGGTCTGTACACTTTTATGCACTTGGACTTGCCTCAGACACCCCTAAAGGATATATAAGCATTTACCTTTCTGTGGTTTTGTGCACATTTGAGGTGTGGGTGGAAGAAATCATTATAAACAATGTTTATTAGCTTGGTCAGTTTTAGCAatcagaagtaaagaaagtcagGAGTCAAACACAACCAAACTGGTTTTGtaatcagttttttaaaaaatcatcattGAGGAATGATTGGGACCATCCCCTTCTGTTTGGGAGTCAAACTCCCCCTTGAGTGGAGCCCTGCCTGTTCTTTCTACTTGATCCACCACACGAAAGAAATTTGGGGATTATATTTCACATGATGTCAACACTCAGTTTTTCAGAGATTTTCCAGTAGTAGACACAGAGTGTAAGAGAAAGGCTAGGACGTATAAGGCTGTTTAGTCTTGGGGGAAAAACCTGGTCTGGAGTATAGATTCAGCTTAGTCTACCATTCACAGCAAGAGAATGGGAACCTCGGGTGCTATACAGCGCTCTATACAGTGTCTATACAGCGCTCTATACAATGTCTATACAGCACTCTACACGGTGTCTATACAGTGCTCTATACAATGTCTATACAGCGCTCTATACGGTGTCTATACAGCGCTCTATACGGTGTCTATACAGCGCTCTATACAGTGTCTGTACAGTGCTCTATACAGTGTCTATACAGCACTCTATACAGTGTCTATACAGTGCTCTATACAGTGTCTATACAACGCTCTATACAGCGCTCTATACAGTGTCTGTACTGTGCTCTCCCGCGCATCCTCCTCACTGGACTCTGGATTGTATGCCTGTTACCTGCACTGTAACAACAGTGAAGGAATTCATTCTTCAGAGGAATTTGCTTTAGGCCTGGAAGCTGGACTGTGAGAGTCAGGGCTCCAGTCACCACAGCTGTGGTCGGCCTCTGACACAGAGGCTTTCTTTGACTTCTCATGGTCATTTGCTGGGAGTGGATGTGGAGACGATCTATGTGGTGTaacatttccttttgtttcaagattttttttttcttgaagagaaACTCTACTTTTCATTTCAGCCCAGTTCGGAACACGGTAGTCACCAATGACCGCTGGGGAGCTGGTTCCATCTGCCAGCATGGGGGCTACTATACTTGCAGCGACCGTTATAATCCTGGACATCTTTTGCCACATAAATGGGAGAACTGCATGACAATAGATCAGTTCTCCTGGGGCTACAGGCGGGAAGCTGGAATTGGTGATTATCTTACAATTGAAGAATTGGTGAAGGTACAGTAAAATATGTTGTGGGGGCTATGACTctggaatgttctttttttttgttttgttttgtttttttgttttttcgagacaggatttctctgtggctttggagcctgtcctggaactagctctgtagaccaggctggtctcgaactcacagagatccgcctgcctctgcctcccgagtgctgggattaaaggcatgcgccaccaccgcccggcctctggaATGTTCTTAATGATGAGATGtgacaaggattttttttcttatgattgGGAAGACTCAGGGCAttattctctgtttttgtttctatgaagtgatttaatatatatgtatgtgtgtgtatatatatacataaatatatatgcatacacatatggaTAGACACGGGAGATGAGTTATTTTTTCTATCTCAAACTGTATttgttcttcatttgtttttcttttagcaacTTGTGCAAACAGTCTCATGTGGAGGAAATCTTTTGATGAATATCGGCCCCACACTAGATGGTATCATCCCTGTAATTTTTGAGGAGCGATTACGGCAGATGGGAGAGTGGCTCAAAGTCAACGGGGAGGCTATTTATGAAACACACCCTTGGAGAGCTCAGAATGACACTGCCACTCCAGATGTGTGGTAAGTTTTCCTGATTGACAGGTGCTGTTTGGATAGAGGAAAGCGCTTAATATCTGagctatacacacacagagagacactgggatGAAAAGAGAGACTGAGTGGCTGCTACCTATATCACACATGTTCCACCATGACTCAAATACAAAGAGAAGGGATAAGAATTAGAGTGTCATTGAACATAATGTTTATTAAATCCTGCTTAAATCACACCTAGATATCCCCTAATGGTGGGCAATGTTTAGCCAAATTGACGCTCACAAAATTGGAAGATGTTTAGATAAGAAAAGAATGCCGAGTGGTTGATGTATAACAGACTAATGTTTAATCACTAGTAAGTCTCTAGTTTTCAGATATTAAATCACATGAAATTAGCAAGCAAGGTATATCCAAGGGCAAAGCCAACAGTAAATCAAAGTTAGCCAAAGCAGGATTCTGAGGAAATGGTAGAATAAGAAGTAGCAACTGCCCCTGCAGAGACACTAAGCTGTGGTGGTCAGATTTGTACGCTGGTGGATTTGAGCATCAGAAATGATACTTAACATCGCATTAAGTCCGTCtggtaaaatgtaaatgaaactaCAACCAGAAATCATCTCACATTCTTTAGAAAagctattcttttgtttgtttttttgttttgttttgttttttgagacagggcttgtttctctctgtaaccccggcagtcctggaactcgctctgtagaccaggctgtcctcaaactctctgcttctgcctctcatgtgctgtgatgaaaggcatgcaccaccaccaacagacTTAGAATAgctattatgtttttgttttatttttttccagttagACACTTCTATTTTTTGATGCTTCtatttaaattgtaaaaaataataaaaaaataataattccaaTCAAGAGTCACCACACCAACCCCATGACAACTCACCAGGGAAGGCTCTGTTTCACCCTCCCCCTTCTTGAAGTCCCCTGTGCATAACCAACAGCCCGGGGCAGCACCCTGCACTGTTGCTGGCTTTTCCAAAGAGGGAGGGCATGGCAAGCCTCACCACCTTTGGGAATTGCCTGAAACCAACTGAAATAGTCCAGTCCGAAATCCCAACTCTTTTTATAAAAGTCTCTACAGGTGACATGTTGGCTTGGGGCGGGAGCGGGAAAGGTGGGACCAGAACAGCCTGCGGGCTTGCTTAGCTTCTCCAGGAACAAAGATAATCTGTTGCTTGTTGGGCTTATACTGTGGCAGGTTGGAGGCTGGAGGTCTGTTAGTGCTTTTAGTACGAGTGAAAAGGGTGGCCCAACCTGGGATACTGAAGTCCTTTGATGGCAAGGCAGAGCCGTGAGAGCCCATATCCCCCGTCACTTTCTGCTGAGtaaggggggtggggaggatgtcCCCACTGCTGGTTCTTGGAAGCCCTTCTGTGCCTGTTTGGGCCTGTACCTCAGGGCTACTATTTTTTAAGGTACAGCTGATGGTCTTGAAGAGACTGGAATTCCTGTACTCTACAGTGTTGTGAGAACACAAAACCACAGCTAGTAAGTGGACAATATGTCAGCCCCTCAAAACGTTAGAGATAGGATTACTCCACTACCCTGTAATTCCATTTCTGAGTAGATATGCAAAAGAATGATACCAGAAGAACTATTTTTCCAGAAACTGACACGTAAGAGCAATGGGGTCCACTCGTGGTCAAGCTAAGTGTGCATACACGCTGAGGTATTTGTATATTattggaaaggaaagaaatgctgAAACACAGATGAATTTTCAGGAGTTTGTGTCACGTGAAAAGACCAAGTCACAAAGAGGCAAATATTATTAATGAGCTACTTAGAGTAATCAGAATCATGGAGACAGGAGCTAGGGTAGGAGAGAATGGAGAATTGTTTACGCGGTATAGTGTGGCCTGCCACTCAGGTAATTCATCATCTGTATCCTAACTCCTGagccctccttctctctcttataCTCCTATGACAGaagcctgcctctggctccctccAGCTGTACCTTCTGAGGCTGCCCCTGGACGGTGGGTCACATACGTACAATGTCAAATTAGCTCACATATGGCTTTAAGCCCAGCCCTGGTTTTCTCCCTCATATCCCAGATCCTCCAGGCAAGGCTGTAGCATGGTTTGTATTTCCACGCCTCAtttccagccccccccccttagTTCCTTTCCTGCCCACAAACAgacatgttatttattttatctttaaaagttcGCCTTCAtctccagttctctcctttcattcaTAATAAAATAGCTTACAGAACAGTTTTTAGTGGTTGTTTCTAGCTGGAGCTCCGTTCCTCGCTTCGGACTTCCATCCCGCTCTTCCTCAGATCGCTTTTGTCAAGACTACAGTGCTCTCTCTCCCTTGCGGGGGCCCAGTGGCTGGTGCTCCATTTTTGAAATTACCGGCAAGATTTGCCTCAGAGATTCAGACTCGTTGGCTGTTCCTTGTTAGTCTCCTGTACATGACCTTCCCAATCACTAAATCTTTGAAGTGTCCTTGGGCTTCCAAATTTCTCTATCTTAATTCCCCAACTGACATTTGGTGATAGTtctccacctttctttttttttttttttttttggttttttgagacagggtttctctgtggctttggaacctgccctggaactagctctgtagaccaggctggtctcgaactcacagagatccgcctgcctctgcctcccgagtgctgggattaaaggcgtgcgccaccattgcccggcagtTCTCCACCTTTCTTCGATAGCCacagctgtcttagggtttctacggtcgtgaagagactccatgaccacggcaactcttctaaaggaaaacatttaactggggctggcctacaggttcagaagtttagtccattattatcatggtgggatacaatggtgtgcaggcaaacatgatGCTGAAGAcatagctgagagttttacatacAGGttagcaggaagagaaagacactgggcctggcttaaaCATTTGACACCTCAAAGCCAACCACCAGTGACACGTTTCCTCCAAGTAAGCCACACCTC
This genomic window from Chionomys nivalis chromosome 2, mChiNiv1.1, whole genome shotgun sequence contains:
- the Fuca2 gene encoding plasma alpha-L-fucosidase, producing MRMRLALLLLLLQPLPLLSQSRATSPPRYDPTWESLDSRPLPSWFDQAKFGIFIHWGVFSVPSFGSEWFWWYWQKEKRPKFVDFMNNNYPPGFRYEDFGVQFTAKYFNANHWADILQASGAKYVVLTSKHHEGFTLWGSKYSWNWNAVDEGPKRDIVKELEVAVRNNTALRFGLYYSLFEWFHPLFLEDEASVFEKRHFPTSKTLPELYELVNKYQPDVLWADGDGGAPDHYWNSTGFLAWLYNESPVRNTVVTNDRWGAGSICQHGGYYTCSDRYNPGHLLPHKWENCMTIDQFSWGYRREAGIGDYLTIEELVKQLVQTVSCGGNLLMNIGPTLDGIIPVIFEERLRQMGEWLKVNGEAIYETHPWRAQNDTATPDVWYTTKPEKKIVYAIFLKWPISGKLFLGQPVGSLGETEVELLGHGQPLTWASSEPNGITVELPHLSFHQMPCRWGWTLALTNVT